The window CCTCGGTCTTCACCGCCGCTGGCACCAGATCGCTGATCGGCAATTCAACCGTGCCTTCCTTCAAACCACCCCAGTAATCCTGCGACTTCCACGTGTGGTCGAGCACGCTTTGGGTCGCCTGAATGTAATGCGGGCCCCAGTCGTTGACGATCGACGTCAACACCGCTTTCGGCCCGAAGTGCGCCATGTCCGAAGCGTAGCCCACGGCGTACACACCGCGACGTTCGGCGGCCTGGATCGGCGCCGGGCTGTCGGTGTGCTGGAACACCACGTCCACACCCTGGTCGATCAGCGCATTGGCGGCGTCGGCTTCCTTGCCCGGATCGAACCAGGAGTTGACCCACACCACCTTGATCTCGGTGCCGGGGTTGTACTTGTTCAGGGCCAGTTGAATGGCGTTGATGTCGCGGATCACTTCCGGGATCGGGAAGGACGCGACGTAACCGATCTTTTTGGTCTTGGTCATCTTCGCCGCGAGGAAACCGCCAACGTAGCGACCTTCATAGGTGCGCGCCAGGTAAGTGCCGAGGTTCTTGTCCTGCTTGTAGCCGGTGGCGTGTTCGAAGGTCACCTTGGGAAATTGTTTGGCGACTTTCAGGGTCGGGTTCATGTAGCCGAAAGACGTGGTGAAAATCAGGTCGTAGTTGTCCTTGGCCATGTTGCGGATCACCCGCTCGGCATCCGCACCTTCGGCGACGTTCTCCACATAGTTGGTGGTGATCTGATTGCCGAACTTCTCGGCCAGCGCCTTGCGCCCCTGTTCATGCTGATACGTCCAGCCGTGGTCACCGATCGGACCGATGTAGACGAAGCCGACTTTCAGCGGGTCGGCGGCACTGGCGGTCAGGCTCGCGCTCAGACCAATGGCCGCGGCGACGGCGCAAAGCAGCTTCTTCAACGGACGTTTGTGCATGAATTCGAACTCCATGTTGTTGTGAGGTTGGCAGGGGCAATGCAAATTGCTGACCAACAGGACAACAAAAGATCCGAAACCGTGTCGCGCCCTTCGCGGGCAAGCCCGCTCCCACAGGATTTGCGCAAAACCTGTGGGAGCGGGCTTGCCCGCGAGGAGGCCCGCAAGGCCAATAAAGTGCACATGCCAAACCGGCTGCCATCCACTGGTGCGCTAAGGTGTAACGAAACGTTAGCGCCGCCCCGCAGTCAGTAGCTCATCACTCTGTTCGCTCCACTCGGCAAAAAAGGCTCGCGATGCTCTCACTCCTCAAGCAAGAAAAGTTTCTGCTGCTGGCCGTCATTGCCGCCGTCGTTGCTTATCCGATGGAACACTGGATGCTGCACAGCGGCCAGCCCATCGCGCTGACCGCCGGGCTGGTGTTGATTGCGTTCATCGTTGCTGCGTCCATGCGCGTCGCCCATCACGCTGAACTGCTCGCCGAAAAAGTCGGTGACCCTTACGGCACGATGATCCTGACCCTGGCCGCCGTGCTGGTCGAAGTGGTGATCCTGGCGATCATGATGAGCAACGAGGCCTCGCCCACATTGGTGCGCGACACGATTTATTCGGCGGTGATGCTCGACATCAACGGCATCCTCGGCCTGGCTGCGTTGATGGGCGGGATCAAGCACGGTGAACAGTCTTACAACGATGACTCGGCCCGCAGTTACAGCGTGATGATCCTCACCGCCATGGGCGTTTCCATGGTGGTGCCGGAGTTCATTCCCGAGGCCAACTGGAAGCTGTATTCGGCGTTCACGATTGGCGCGATGGTCGTGCTCTACACCTTGTTCCTGCGTATGCAGGTCGGGCCGCACAGTTACTTCTTCAGCTACAGCTACCCGGAAAAACGCCGCAAGAAAGTCCTGGAGGAAGAATCTGAACCGGTCAATCTGGCGCTGAGTATCGGTACGTTGGTGTTTGGCGTGGTGGTGATCGGCGCACTGGCCGAAGTGATGTCCAAGACCCTCGATCTGGGGCTGGAAGGCACGGGCGCACCGCCGGTGATTACGGCGATCCTGGTGGCGGCCATTTCCGCCGCGCCGGAGATTCTGACCGCGTTGCGCGCGGCCCTGGCCAACCGCATGCAGTCGGTGGTCAACATCGCCATGGGCGCGTCACTGTCGACGGTGATCCTGACGGTGCCGGTGATGGAAGCGATGGCGCTCTACACGGGCCAGCCATTCCAGATGGCGATGACCCCGGTGCAAACGGTGATGATCTTCCTCACCCTGATCGTCAGCGCGATCAACCTCAACGACGGCGAAACCAATGCCATCGAAGGCATGACCCATTTTGTGTTGTTTGCGACGTTCATCATGTTGTCGTTGCTGGGCCTCTAAGCCCCCCACAAAACATTGTGGGAGCGGGCTCGCCCGCGATGAGGCCGTCACATTCAACACATTTGTTGGCTGACAGGCCGCCATCGCGGGCAAGCCCGCTCCCACAGGGTTGGTGGTGTGTCAGGTCCCGGCGATCAGTTGTCGGGCCGCCTGGCTGTGATCGGCGATCAGACCTTTGAGATCCAGCCCCTCAACCTGCCCATCAATCACTCGCCACTTGCCGCCAATCATCACCCGATCCGCCCGATCCGCCCCACACAGCAGCAACGCCGACACCGGATCATGACTGCCGGAGAAGCGCAGCTCATCCAGCTTGAACAGCGCCAGATCCGCCTGCTTGCCCACCGCCAGCTCACCGATATCGGTCCGCCCCAACAAGCTGGCCGAGCCCTTGGTCGCCCAACCCAGCACCAGCTCCGGCGTGATCTTTTCAGCGCCATAACGCAGCCGCTGAATGTAAAGCGCCTGACGGGTTTCGAGCATCATGTTCGACGCATCGTTGGACGCCGATCCATCCACGCCCAGACCCAGCAACGCACCTGCAGCCGTCAGGTCCAGCGTCGGGCAAATGCCGGAAGCCAGGCGCATGTTCGAACTCGGGCAATGGCAGATCCCGGTGCCTGCAGCGCCGAGGCGGGCGATTTCATCCGGGTTGAAGTGGATGCCATGGGCCAGCCAGGTACGTGGGCCGAGCCAGCCGACGCTGTCCAGATAATCCACGGTGCGCAGGCCGAAGCGTTGCAGGCAGAAGTCTTCTTCGTCGAGGGTTTCGGCCAGGTGTGTGTGCAGGCGCACGTCGAGTTTGTTGGCCAGTTCGGCGCTGGCGGACATGATTTGCGGCGTCACCGAAAACGGCGAGCACGGCGCCAGGGCGATCTGGATTTGCGCACCGTCGCCACGCTCGTGGTATTCGGCAATCAAGCGCTGGCTGTCAGCGAGGATCACTTCGCCTTCCTGGACGGTCTGCTGCGGTGGCAGGCCGCCGTCCTTTTCGCCAAGGCTCATGGAACCGCGGGTCAGCATGGCGCGCATACCCAATTCGCGGACACTCTCGACCTGCACATCGATCGCGTTTTCCAGGCCTTCCGGAAACAGGTAATGGTGATCGGCGGCGGTGGTGCAGCCGGACAGCAGCAATTCGGCCAGTGCGACTTTGGTGGCGAGGGCGAGTTTTTCAGGGGTGAGGCGTGCCCAGACCGGATAGAGGGTCTTCAGCCACGGGAACAACGGCTGATTGACCACCGGCGCCCAGGCGCGGGTCAGGGTTTGATAGAAGTGGTGATGGGTGTTTATCAGCCCCGGCAGGATCACATGCTCGCGGGCATCGAAGACCTGTCCACAGGGCGCGGACGGTTGCTGGCCAGCAGCGAGTACTTCGACGATCACACCGTCTTGCACAACCAGGCCACCACGGGCATCGAGGCTGTTGGCAGTGAAAATGGCGAGGGGATTTTTTAACCAGATACGGGTCGCAGGCATGTTGGCCGGCTCCTCTGAAAGTGGGGTTCAGGTTAGCCAGCTCAGTGATTACCCTGTCTGCTGATCCAGGGTCGCCGCGGGGGCGAGGTGCGGAGTTTCGAACAAAACCGGGCGGTGAGCAAGCCTCGCCCGACCAGACGGTACAAATCCCAATTTGGAATGAAACCCTGTGGGAGCGAGCCTGCTCGCGATGACGGAGTGTCAGTCGACATCAGTGGTGTCTGACTCACCGATATCGCGAGCAGGCTCGCTCCCACAGGGTATTGCGGTGTTACCAGGGAATGGTTTCGCCTCTGTAGTTCACGAAGTGATGCCCACCCCGGCCGACATAAGCATTCACCTGATCAACCAACCCGCGTGTACTGGTTTCCACATCGATATCGGCGCCTTCACCGCCCATGTCGGTCTTCACCCAACCCGGATGCAACGACAACACGGTGAGTTTCTGATCGCCCAACTGAGTGACGAGACTGTTGGTCATCGAGTTCAACGCAGCCTTGCTCGCCTTGTACAACGCCAGCTCCGGCGCGTCCGGCATGGTCACGCTACCCAGTACCGAACTCATGAATGCCAGCACACCGGTATCCGGGCGAATCTGCCCGGCAAAACGCTGCGCCAGGTTGATCGGCGCCACGGCGTTGGTGAAGAACAATTGACCGACCTCGGCCAGCGTCGCGCCGCCCGGCGTCTGCACCTCCGGCCCCTTGACCCCGGCATTCACGAACAGCAAATCAAACACTTCGCCCTTTAGCTGTTGGCTCA is drawn from Pseudomonas sp. 31-12 and contains these coding sequences:
- a CDS encoding BMP family ABC transporter substrate-binding protein, which codes for MHKRPLKKLLCAVAAAIGLSASLTASAADPLKVGFVYIGPIGDHGWTYQHEQGRKALAEKFGNQITTNYVENVAEGADAERVIRNMAKDNYDLIFTTSFGYMNPTLKVAKQFPKVTFEHATGYKQDKNLGTYLARTYEGRYVGGFLAAKMTKTKKIGYVASFPIPEVIRDINAIQLALNKYNPGTEIKVVWVNSWFDPGKEADAANALIDQGVDVVFQHTDSPAPIQAAERRGVYAVGYASDMAHFGPKAVLTSIVNDWGPHYIQATQSVLDHTWKSQDYWGGLKEGTVELPISDLVPAAVKTEAEQIIADIKSGAFHPFTGPIKDQAGTEKIPAGATASNAELASMNYYVEGMKADIPK
- a CDS encoding calcium:proton antiporter, with translation MLSLLKQEKFLLLAVIAAVVAYPMEHWMLHSGQPIALTAGLVLIAFIVAASMRVAHHAELLAEKVGDPYGTMILTLAAVLVEVVILAIMMSNEASPTLVRDTIYSAVMLDINGILGLAALMGGIKHGEQSYNDDSARSYSVMILTAMGVSMVVPEFIPEANWKLYSAFTIGAMVVLYTLFLRMQVGPHSYFFSYSYPEKRRKKVLEEESEPVNLALSIGTLVFGVVVIGALAEVMSKTLDLGLEGTGAPPVITAILVAAISAAPEILTALRAALANRMQSVVNIAMGASLSTVILTVPVMEAMALYTGQPFQMAMTPVQTVMIFLTLIVSAINLNDGETNAIEGMTHFVLFATFIMLSLLGL
- a CDS encoding 8-oxoguanine deaminase, with the translated sequence MPATRIWLKNPLAIFTANSLDARGGLVVQDGVIVEVLAAGQQPSAPCGQVFDAREHVILPGLINTHHHFYQTLTRAWAPVVNQPLFPWLKTLYPVWARLTPEKLALATKVALAELLLSGCTTAADHHYLFPEGLENAIDVQVESVRELGMRAMLTRGSMSLGEKDGGLPPQQTVQEGEVILADSQRLIAEYHERGDGAQIQIALAPCSPFSVTPQIMSASAELANKLDVRLHTHLAETLDEEDFCLQRFGLRTVDYLDSVGWLGPRTWLAHGIHFNPDEIARLGAAGTGICHCPSSNMRLASGICPTLDLTAAGALLGLGVDGSASNDASNMMLETRQALYIQRLRYGAEKITPELVLGWATKGSASLLGRTDIGELAVGKQADLALFKLDELRFSGSHDPVSALLLCGADRADRVMIGGKWRVIDGQVEGLDLKGLIADHSQAARQLIAGT
- a CDS encoding SDR family oxidoreductase, which produces MSKAKTALIIGASRGLGLGLVKTLLADGWQVTATVRNPQNAEPLQALGKVRIEKLDMDDQQAVIALSQQLKGEVFDLLFVNAGVKGPEVQTPGGATLAEVGQLFFTNAVAPINLAQRFAGQIRPDTGVLAFMSSVLGSVTMPDAPELALYKASKAALNSMTNSLVTQLGDQKLTVLSLHPGWVKTDMGGEGADIDVETSTRGLVDQVNAYVGRGGHHFVNYRGETIPW